A region of Nostoc sp. 'Peltigera membranacea cyanobiont' N6 DNA encodes the following proteins:
- a CDS encoding phosphoglucomutase/phosphomannomutase family protein, producing the protein MPVVANSIKFGTDGWRGIIGDEFTFERLALVAPVAAKVLYDTYFSTVGSRTIIVGYDRRFMAEDFARVVADTVSAVGFDVLLSESYAPTPAYSWAAKELNALGALVITASHNPGKYLGLKVKGYFGGSVPPEVTKEIEEQLVVDIPLAATPGKQEKFDPWPSYTQALERKVDIAKLREAIASGKLTLFADVMHGAAASGLARLLGNQVKEINSDRDPLFGGGAPEPLPKYLSKLFEVIKAHRETDKSGLTVGLVFDGDCDRIAAVDGEANFLSSQVLIPILIDHLTLRRGFTGEIVKTVSGSDLMPLVAALHNLSIFETAVGYKYIADRMLVAKVLLGGEESGGIGYGSHIPERDALLSALYVLEAIVESGLDLGEYYRYLQKQTGFTSAYDRIDLPLANMQVRSRLLQQLQTQPLTEIAGKAVIDCQTIDGYKYRLADKSWLMIRFSGTEPVLRLYCEAPTIEQVHQTLAWAKQWAG; encoded by the coding sequence ATGCCAGTTGTAGCTAACTCAATCAAGTTTGGTACAGACGGCTGGCGGGGCATTATTGGTGATGAGTTCACCTTTGAACGCCTAGCCCTGGTCGCGCCAGTTGCCGCAAAAGTATTATATGATACGTATTTTTCTACGGTTGGTAGCCGGACAATAATTGTCGGTTACGATCGCCGATTCATGGCCGAAGACTTTGCTCGTGTTGTCGCCGATACTGTCAGTGCTGTCGGATTTGATGTGCTACTGAGCGAGAGCTATGCCCCAACCCCAGCTTATAGTTGGGCGGCAAAAGAACTCAATGCTTTAGGGGCGCTGGTAATTACAGCCAGCCATAATCCTGGTAAATATTTGGGTTTAAAAGTCAAGGGTTATTTTGGTGGATCGGTACCGCCAGAAGTCACAAAAGAGATCGAAGAGCAGTTGGTGGTGGATATACCACTAGCAGCTACCCCAGGTAAGCAAGAGAAATTCGATCCTTGGCCTAGTTATACCCAAGCACTAGAACGTAAAGTTGATATCGCCAAACTTAGAGAAGCGATCGCATCTGGTAAATTAACGTTATTTGCCGATGTCATGCATGGCGCTGCTGCTAGCGGATTGGCGAGACTACTAGGCAATCAAGTCAAAGAAATCAACAGCGATCGCGATCCCCTCTTTGGTGGCGGTGCGCCGGAACCCTTACCAAAATACCTTTCAAAGCTATTTGAAGTCATCAAAGCTCACAGAGAAACCGATAAATCAGGTTTAACGGTGGGGTTAGTATTTGATGGAGACTGCGATCGCATTGCAGCAGTAGATGGAGAAGCCAACTTCCTAAGTTCCCAAGTATTAATCCCGATATTAATCGACCATTTAACCTTAAGGCGCGGCTTTACTGGAGAAATAGTCAAAACTGTTAGTGGTTCCGACTTAATGCCCCTTGTAGCAGCACTACATAACCTGTCAATATTTGAGACAGCAGTTGGTTATAAATACATCGCTGACAGAATGTTAGTCGCAAAAGTGTTGCTGGGTGGTGAAGAGTCGGGAGGAATTGGCTATGGTAGCCATATTCCCGAACGCGATGCACTGCTGTCAGCATTGTACGTCTTAGAAGCGATCGTTGAATCTGGTTTGGATTTAGGTGAATATTATCGCTACTTGCAGAAACAGACAGGGTTTACCTCAGCTTACGATCGCATTGATTTACCCTTAGCAAATATGCAAGTGCGATCGCGTCTTTTGCAACAACTGCAAACCCAACCCTTAACGGAAATTGCAGGTAAAGCAGTAATTGATTGCCAAACAATTGACGGCTACAAATATCGTCTAGCCGATAAAAGCTGGTTAATGATTCGATTTAGCGGGACTGAACCAGTTTTACGCCTCTATTGTGAAGCCCCAACAATTGAGCAAGTGCATCAAACTCTTGCTTGGGCGAAACAGTGGGCGGGGTAA
- the queC gene encoding 7-cyano-7-deazaguanine synthase QueC, whose translation MKAVILLSGGLDSSTILYQAKADGCECHGISFDYQQRHRRELHSALSVAQKAAIAKHQVVNFDLRQWGGSALTDEAIDLPQERSLDEMSQNIPVTYVPARNTIFLSFALGYAEAIAAERVYIGVNALDYSGYPDCRPDYIQAMQEVFRLGTKQGREGQPINIVAPLINLKKTEIIQLGNQLGVPWELTWSCYAGGDVACGVCDSCRLRLAAFAELGLVDPVVYAS comes from the coding sequence ATGAAAGCTGTAATTCTGTTATCTGGGGGATTGGACTCTTCCACAATTCTGTATCAAGCTAAGGCTGATGGCTGTGAATGTCATGGGATCTCCTTTGATTACCAGCAGCGACACCGAAGAGAGTTACACTCAGCCCTCAGCGTTGCTCAAAAGGCTGCGATCGCAAAACATCAGGTGGTTAATTTTGATTTACGGCAATGGGGCGGTTCCGCACTTACCGATGAGGCTATTGATTTACCCCAGGAGCGATCGCTGGATGAAATGTCTCAAAATATCCCTGTAACTTATGTTCCGGCTCGGAATACCATCTTTTTAAGCTTTGCTCTTGGTTACGCCGAAGCGATCGCAGCTGAACGTGTCTATATCGGTGTCAATGCCTTAGACTACTCAGGATATCCTGACTGCCGCCCCGACTATATTCAGGCAATGCAGGAAGTTTTTCGGCTGGGAACCAAACAAGGGCGTGAGGGACAGCCAATTAATATTGTTGCACCCTTAATCAACCTGAAAAAAACCGAAATCATCCAACTGGGGAACCAATTGGGAGTTCCTTGGGAGCTAACTTGGTCTTGCTATGCCGGTGGTGATGTCGCCTGTGGTGTATGTGATTCTTGTCGCTTGCGGTTAGCAGCTTTTGCCGAATTGGGACTTGTCGATCCAGTGGTCTATGCTTCTTGA
- a CDS encoding hemolysin family protein has translation MEDVSFTRALAVIGFPNLIWTDVALRLLSVLLLIAINAFFVTAEFSMVSVRRSRIHQLVKAGDIPAIAVEMLQRSIDRLLSTTQLGITLSSLALGWIGESTIVVLVNAWLRSWPLPIGMTTFLAHSLSIPIAFFLIAYLQIVIGELCPKSLAMLYSEQLARFLGPSVKAIVRFFGPFIWILNQSTRFLLRIFGIQYTGQGWRPPVTPEELQLIISTEWGSTGLQRAERELLNNVFEFGDVMAQDVMIPRTSIITLPKDATFQALLKEMAATGYSRYPVIGESLDDVRGIVYFKDLAQPLAVGKLSLETQIQPWMRPARFVPEHTPLSELLPMMQQEKPAMVMVVNEFGGIVGLVTIKDVIAEIIGDASVPESSDDLLIQMLDEQKFLVQAQINLEDLNEVLNLNLPLTREYQTLGGFLLYQLQKIPAIGETFCYENLEFTVVSIVGPRLHQIQLRRLEELIVDS, from the coding sequence ATGGAGGACGTGAGTTTTACACGAGCTTTGGCGGTGATTGGTTTTCCTAACTTAATTTGGACGGATGTGGCGCTGCGGTTGTTGTCAGTGCTACTACTGATTGCCATAAATGCCTTTTTTGTGACGGCGGAATTTTCGATGGTCAGCGTGCGGCGATCGCGTATTCACCAGCTAGTTAAGGCGGGGGATATTCCCGCGATCGCTGTCGAAATGCTACAACGTAGTATTGACCGATTGCTATCTACTACCCAGTTAGGCATTACCCTTTCTAGTTTGGCGCTGGGATGGATTGGCGAAAGTACGATTGTTGTGCTGGTAAATGCCTGGTTAAGATCCTGGCCTTTACCGATTGGGATGACTACCTTCCTGGCCCATTCCCTATCAATTCCTATCGCCTTTTTCTTGATTGCCTATTTACAAATTGTGATCGGAGAACTATGTCCCAAATCCTTAGCCATGCTGTACTCAGAACAGCTAGCGAGGTTTTTGGGGCCTTCGGTAAAAGCGATCGTGCGTTTTTTTGGCCCCTTCATCTGGATTCTCAACCAATCAACTCGTTTTTTATTGCGGATTTTTGGTATCCAATACACAGGACAAGGCTGGCGGCCGCCTGTGACTCCCGAAGAATTGCAACTGATTATCTCTACAGAATGGGGATCTACTGGTTTACAGCGTGCGGAGCGAGAACTGCTCAATAATGTCTTTGAGTTTGGGGATGTCATGGCCCAAGATGTGATGATCCCCCGCACCAGTATTATCACGCTGCCAAAAGATGCTACCTTCCAGGCATTACTCAAAGAAATGGCTGCTACTGGTTACTCTCGCTATCCGGTGATTGGTGAATCCTTAGACGATGTTCGCGGCATTGTTTATTTTAAAGATTTGGCACAACCTTTGGCTGTCGGAAAACTCAGTTTAGAGACACAAATCCAACCTTGGATGCGTCCCGCCCGGTTTGTTCCAGAACACACGCCCTTGAGTGAACTTTTGCCCATGATGCAGCAAGAGAAACCCGCTATGGTTATGGTAGTGAATGAATTTGGCGGTATTGTGGGACTCGTGACAATCAAAGATGTCATTGCCGAAATCATCGGTGACGCAAGCGTTCCTGAAAGCAGTGACGACTTACTGATTCAGATGTTAGATGAGCAGAAATTTCTGGTGCAGGCACAAATCAACCTCGAAGACCTCAATGAGGTTTTAAATCTCAATTTGCCTTTGACCAGAGAATATCAAACACTGGGAGGCTTTTTGCTATATCAGTTACAGAAAATTCCGGCCATTGGTGAAACCTTCTGTTATGAAAATCTTGAATTCACTGTAGTATCAATTGTTGGCCCGCGCCTCCATCAAATTCAACTTCGACGGTTAGAAGAGTTAATAGTTGACAGTTAA
- a CDS encoding pentapeptide repeat-containing protein: MNGKQLLRRYAAGERDFSGVDLKGANLSGVHRRFDVDAYAEPYRQGITSDLSGINLSGADLTQADLRGVNLEGANLSNANLTRADLSKSNLTNTDLSGANLTEALLEWAELDGTNMRGANLFDAVIRVGDAFSPDLTGAKNVDTVDFTGMAIELTLEDGTVIDTTDYDW; the protein is encoded by the coding sequence ATGAACGGTAAACAATTGCTGAGACGTTATGCTGCTGGGGAGAGAGATTTTAGCGGAGTCGATCTGAAAGGAGCTAATCTTAGTGGAGTCCACCGCCGCTTTGACGTTGATGCTTATGCCGAACCCTACCGTCAGGGAATCACCTCTGATTTGAGCGGGATTAATCTCAGTGGTGCCGATTTGACTCAGGCTGACTTGAGAGGGGTCAATTTGGAAGGAGCCAACTTGAGTAATGCCAACTTGACCCGTGCTGACTTGAGTAAAAGCAATCTCACCAATACCGACCTGAGTGGAGCTAACTTGACCGAAGCCTTGCTGGAGTGGGCCGAGTTGGATGGTACTAATATGAGAGGGGCTAACTTGTTTGATGCTGTAATCAGAGTTGGCGATGCCTTTAGTCCCGATCTGACTGGAGCTAAAAATGTCGATACGGTTGATTTTACTGGTATGGCTATAGAGTTGACTTTGGAGGACGGGACTGTTATCGACACCACTGACTACGATTGGTAA
- a CDS encoding Gfo/Idh/MocA family protein yields the protein MQDSMSVAESNLYTQRNQPRPIRIGVIGVGNMGQHHARVLSSMKDVELVGVADINVERGLETASNYKVRFFEDYCDLLPLVEAVCVAVPTRLHYAVGINCLLAGIHVLIEKPIAASISEAESLVNAAAESGCILQVGHIERFNPAFKELSQVLKTEEVLALEAHRMSPYSDRANDVSVVLDLMIHDIDLLLELAASPVTKLTASGTRSLDSGYLDYVTATLGFANGIVATLTASKVTHRKIRRIVAHCKNSFTEADFLKNEILIHRQTTVNSLTDHRQVLYRQDGVIEKVYTSNIQPLSAELEHFVNCVHGGNQPSVGGEQALKALRLASLIEQMALEDRVWNPLDWQSEPRVQSLTPTA from the coding sequence GTGCAAGATAGCATGTCAGTGGCAGAATCGAATCTATATACACAGCGCAACCAACCACGACCGATCCGCATAGGCGTGATTGGAGTGGGTAACATGGGACAACACCACGCTCGCGTGCTGAGTTCAATGAAAGATGTTGAACTGGTCGGAGTGGCAGATATTAACGTCGAACGAGGATTAGAAACTGCCAGCAATTACAAGGTGCGTTTTTTTGAAGATTACTGTGACCTGCTACCCCTTGTGGAAGCAGTTTGTGTAGCTGTTCCCACCCGTCTGCACTATGCCGTGGGTATCAACTGTCTGTTAGCGGGAATTCATGTTTTGATTGAAAAACCCATCGCAGCCAGTATTTCTGAGGCAGAGTCTTTAGTAAATGCCGCAGCTGAGTCTGGGTGTATCCTGCAAGTAGGTCATATTGAGCGTTTCAACCCAGCTTTTAAAGAACTAAGCCAAGTTCTGAAAACAGAGGAAGTGCTGGCGCTAGAAGCCCACAGAATGAGTCCTTACTCAGATCGGGCAAATGATGTTTCAGTTGTGCTGGATTTAATGATCCATGACATCGACCTACTTTTAGAATTAGCTGCTTCCCCAGTCACAAAATTGACTGCTAGCGGTACTCGCTCCCTAGACTCTGGTTATTTAGATTATGTAACCGCCACCTTGGGGTTTGCTAATGGTATTGTTGCTACTCTGACCGCCAGTAAAGTCACCCACCGAAAAATTCGTCGGATTGTCGCCCATTGCAAAAATTCATTTACTGAGGCAGATTTTCTCAAGAATGAAATTTTGATTCACCGACAAACCACGGTAAATTCTCTCACCGACCACCGACAAGTACTTTACAGACAAGATGGTGTGATTGAAAAAGTCTACACCAGCAATATTCAACCCCTAAGTGCAGAATTAGAACATTTTGTCAACTGCGTGCATGGTGGCAATCAACCCTCAGTAGGTGGCGAACAAGCTCTCAAAGCTCTGAGACTCGCAAGTTTAATTGAGCAAATGGCGCTAGAAGATCGAGTTTGGAATCCATTAGACTGGCAATCGGAACCAAGAGTACAATCATTGACCCCGACAGCTTAA
- the pyrE gene encoding orotate phosphoribosyltransferase encodes MTYPTETLTHSDIWATTLDLTNLRHKLLDLFSQRAYQEGDFVLASGLRSSYYVNKMQVTLHPQGALAVGRLLFPLLPVDTQAVAGLTMGADPMVTAVSIVSVYENRPIPALIIRKEAKGYGTRAYIEGPTLPEGAKVVVLEDVVTTGQSALKAVERLKDAGYTVNQIISLVDRQQGGGELYQSAGLKFETLFSIQEVQERYRQLANL; translated from the coding sequence ATGACGTATCCTACTGAAACTCTTACCCACTCAGATATTTGGGCAACCACTCTTGATTTGACAAATTTGCGCCACAAGCTACTAGATTTATTTTCTCAACGGGCTTATCAAGAGGGTGATTTTGTTCTCGCTTCTGGGCTACGTAGTTCTTATTATGTCAATAAGATGCAGGTAACACTCCACCCCCAAGGAGCTTTAGCTGTTGGACGATTGTTGTTTCCTTTACTACCTGTAGATACTCAGGCTGTAGCAGGTTTAACGATGGGGGCTGACCCAATGGTGACAGCAGTGAGTATAGTTTCTGTGTATGAAAACCGACCCATACCAGCGCTGATTATTCGCAAAGAAGCCAAGGGTTATGGGACGAGAGCTTATATAGAAGGCCCCACTTTACCAGAGGGTGCAAAAGTAGTTGTTTTGGAAGATGTGGTGACAACTGGGCAATCTGCTCTGAAAGCGGTTGAGCGTCTTAAGGATGCGGGTTATACAGTCAATCAAATAATTTCACTGGTAGACCGGCAACAAGGGGGAGGTGAGTTGTACCAGTCAGCTGGGTTGAAGTTTGAAACTTTGTTTTCGATTCAGGAAGTTCAGGAACGCTACCGACAACTTGCGAATTTATGA
- the thiD gene encoding bifunctional hydroxymethylpyrimidine kinase/phosphomethylpyrimidine kinase, protein MNTEINSRIPVALTIAGSDSGGGAGIQADLRTFAFHCVHGTSAITCVTAQNTLGVKRVDAIPTEAVVAQIQAVVEDIGVQAAKTGMLLNQEIIFAVAQQVEALQIENLVVDPVMVSRTGAQLIDDDAVKTLCHALIPKAVIITPNRYEAQILSGLEINSLEDMQAAAEIIHKTLRTKAVLVKGGGMQGDLRGIDIWFDGDKLEVLTCQQVETKNTHGTGCTLSAAIAANLAKGNNLWSAVQQAKEYVTTALTYALDIGEGQGPVGHFFPIVGTRD, encoded by the coding sequence ATGAATACTGAAATAAACTCCAGAATACCTGTTGCTTTAACCATTGCTGGTTCAGATAGTGGTGGCGGTGCAGGAATTCAAGCTGATTTACGCACCTTTGCTTTTCACTGTGTCCACGGTACTAGCGCCATAACCTGCGTCACGGCACAAAACACTTTAGGAGTCAAAAGAGTTGATGCCATACCAACAGAGGCTGTTGTGGCGCAAATTCAGGCAGTAGTTGAAGATATTGGCGTACAAGCTGCTAAAACTGGTATGTTGCTCAATCAGGAAATTATCTTTGCTGTTGCCCAACAGGTGGAAGCTTTACAAATCGAGAATTTAGTAGTCGATCCAGTAATGGTTTCACGTACAGGGGCACAATTGATTGATGATGATGCTGTGAAGACTTTATGCCATGCCCTGATTCCCAAGGCAGTTATAATCACGCCGAATCGCTACGAAGCCCAGATTTTGAGCGGTTTAGAAATTAATTCTTTGGAGGATATGCAAGCTGCGGCTGAAATTATTCACAAGACTTTACGGACGAAGGCTGTTTTAGTCAAGGGTGGTGGTATGCAGGGAGATTTGCGTGGAATTGATATCTGGTTTGATGGGGACAAGTTGGAAGTTTTGACTTGCCAGCAAGTAGAGACAAAAAATACTCACGGTACTGGTTGTACGCTATCGGCTGCGATCGCTGCTAATCTGGCTAAGGGAAATAACTTGTGGTCAGCAGTGCAACAAGCAAAGGAGTATGTGACTACTGCGCTTACTTACGCCCTAGATATTGGCGAAGGGCAAGGCCCTGTAGGACATTTCTTCCCAATTGTGGGGACTAGAGACTAG
- a CDS encoding DedA family protein: MLEWITNTINYFGHWGIALLMFLENLFPPIPSELIMPLAGFAASPHQPGGPKLNIIGVFFAGLLGSVLGALIWYYPGKFLGETRLKAWADKYGKWLAISSKDITKAKKWFDQQGRKAVLIGRLVPGIRTLISVPAGISNMPLLPFLFYTTVGSAAWVGLLTYSGYALGSQYELVDNYLAPVSKIVLGGLVLAFVSWIFKRQLRRTRR, from the coding sequence ATGCTTGAATGGATAACTAATACTATTAACTATTTTGGCCATTGGGGAATCGCCCTACTAATGTTCCTAGAGAACCTGTTTCCCCCCATTCCTTCAGAATTGATCATGCCACTGGCTGGATTTGCAGCAAGTCCACATCAACCAGGAGGGCCAAAGCTGAATATCATTGGTGTGTTTTTCGCAGGACTTTTAGGTTCTGTATTGGGCGCACTTATTTGGTACTATCCAGGTAAGTTTTTGGGCGAAACCCGTTTGAAAGCTTGGGCTGACAAGTATGGCAAATGGCTGGCTATATCCAGTAAAGATATTACCAAGGCGAAAAAGTGGTTTGACCAACAAGGTAGAAAAGCAGTATTAATTGGTCGCCTTGTGCCAGGAATCCGCACCTTGATTTCTGTTCCCGCAGGGATCAGCAATATGCCTTTACTACCATTTTTGTTTTACACAACGGTAGGTAGCGCGGCTTGGGTAGGTTTGCTAACATACTCTGGATACGCCTTGGGTAGTCAGTATGAACTTGTGGACAATTACCTTGCTCCTGTATCCAAAATCGTACTTGGGGGTTTGGTTCTAGCATTTGTTTCTTGGATATTCAAGCGCCAGTTAAGACGTACTAGAAGATGA
- the rdgB gene encoding RdgB/HAM1 family non-canonical purine NTP pyrophosphatase: MTKLLVVATGNPGKLREMQAYLENSGWELTLKPEELEIEETGETFAANACLKASQIAKATGNWAIADDSGLQVDALNGAPGVYSARYAKTDSERIARILSELGNEVNRQAQFVCAVAIARPDGAIVLQSEGICRGEILHTPRGDGGFGYDPIFYVQELQLTFAEMTRELKRSISHRGKAFTALLPQLERVES; the protein is encoded by the coding sequence ATGACCAAATTACTTGTAGTAGCCACAGGAAATCCAGGTAAGTTGCGGGAAATGCAAGCTTACCTGGAAAATTCTGGTTGGGAATTAACCCTCAAACCCGAAGAATTGGAAATTGAAGAGACGGGCGAAACTTTTGCCGCTAATGCTTGTCTGAAAGCATCACAAATTGCTAAAGCTACGGGAAATTGGGCGATTGCTGATGATTCGGGCTTGCAAGTAGATGCCCTAAATGGCGCACCAGGGGTATATTCTGCACGTTACGCCAAAACCGACTCAGAACGGATTGCTAGGATATTGAGCGAATTAGGCAACGAGGTAAATCGGCAAGCGCAATTTGTCTGTGCAGTAGCGATCGCTCGTCCCGATGGTGCGATCGTATTACAATCTGAAGGAATTTGTCGTGGTGAAATTCTCCATACACCTCGTGGTGATGGTGGTTTCGGCTACGATCCAATTTTTTATGTGCAAGAGTTACAATTGACTTTTGCTGAGATGACACGGGAGTTAAAGCGGTCAATTAGCCATCGAGGCAAGGCTTTTACAGCTTTACTTCCGCAACTGGAAAGAGTTGAGAGTTAG
- a CDS encoding ParM/StbA family protein, with product MTDQPSAANPMNTAAIPMNRQPLASTTPINAVNNNPPTSKPGGGSGKTILSVDLGRTSTKTCVSREPGSVVFVPANVKQMSIEQVRGGVFEARATDPLMDLWLEYQGNGYAVGQLAADFGANLGVGQSKVEAALVKVLASAGYFKLRDDISVVLGLPFLSLEQFEKEKAQLISQVGGPHVLNFRGESISLNVSKVWVMPEGYGSLLWSEAQPKKSPGSPDFTKISVAIVDIGHQTVDLLMVDNFRFARGASKSEDFGMNKFYELVSAEIEGADSQSLALISAVNKPRGERYYRPKGASKPTNLDDFLPNLTEMFSREICSRVLAWLPERVTDVILTGGGGEFFWDDVQRLLKEAKINAHLAAPSRQANALGQYIYGEAQLSSNRAARA from the coding sequence ATGACAGACCAACCTTCCGCCGCTAACCCTATGAATACTGCTGCTATACCCATGAATAGGCAGCCGTTAGCATCGACGACTCCCATCAATGCTGTTAATAATAATCCTCCCACTAGCAAGCCAGGCGGTGGTTCCGGGAAAACCATTCTCAGTGTTGATTTAGGCAGAACTTCCACAAAAACTTGTGTGAGTCGCGAACCAGGCAGTGTGGTGTTCGTACCTGCTAACGTCAAGCAGATGTCGATAGAACAAGTCCGCGGTGGTGTTTTTGAAGCCAGAGCTACTGACCCCTTAATGGATTTGTGGCTGGAGTATCAAGGAAATGGATATGCTGTTGGTCAACTAGCAGCAGATTTTGGGGCGAATTTAGGAGTCGGACAATCTAAGGTAGAGGCTGCACTGGTAAAAGTGTTAGCAAGTGCTGGCTACTTCAAACTCAGAGACGATATCTCAGTTGTACTAGGTCTGCCTTTTCTTTCCTTAGAGCAATTTGAAAAAGAAAAAGCACAGTTGATTAGCCAAGTAGGTGGCCCTCATGTGTTGAACTTCCGAGGCGAATCTATATCGCTGAACGTTAGCAAGGTATGGGTAATGCCAGAAGGCTACGGCAGCCTATTGTGGTCTGAAGCTCAACCAAAGAAAAGCCCTGGCAGTCCCGATTTTACAAAAATATCGGTGGCGATCGTTGATATTGGACATCAAACTGTCGATCTTTTGATGGTAGATAACTTCCGTTTTGCCAGAGGTGCTTCTAAGAGCGAAGATTTCGGCATGAATAAGTTTTATGAATTGGTGTCTGCCGAAATCGAGGGAGCAGATAGTCAATCTCTAGCACTGATTTCTGCTGTGAACAAACCCAGAGGTGAACGCTATTACCGTCCTAAAGGCGCTAGCAAGCCCACCAACCTAGATGATTTTCTTCCTAACCTTACGGAGATGTTTTCTCGCGAAATCTGTAGCCGTGTGCTAGCCTGGTTGCCAGAACGCGTCACCGATGTGATTCTCACTGGCGGGGGTGGTGAGTTCTTCTGGGATGACGTTCAACGTCTGCTCAAAGAAGCAAAGATTAATGCTCATTTAGCAGCACCTTCCCGTCAGGCGAATGCTTTGGGGCAGTATATTTATGGAGAGGCACAATTATCCTCCAATCGCGCTGCTAGGGCATAA
- a CDS encoding P-II family nitrogen regulator, producing MKKVEAIIRPFKLDEVKIALVNAGIVGMTVSEVRGFGRQKGQTERYRGSEYTVEFLQKLKVEIVVDDNQVDMVVDKIIAAARTGEIGDGKIFISPVEQVIRIRTGEKNTEAV from the coding sequence ATGAAAAAAGTAGAAGCTATTATCCGCCCATTTAAGCTAGATGAGGTAAAAATTGCCTTGGTTAACGCTGGTATTGTCGGCATGACTGTTTCTGAAGTTCGGGGGTTCGGACGGCAGAAAGGCCAAACTGAACGTTATCGCGGTTCTGAGTACACTGTCGAGTTTCTGCAAAAACTCAAAGTGGAAATCGTAGTTGACGACAATCAGGTTGATATGGTAGTAGACAAAATTATTGCTGCTGCCCGCACTGGTGAAATCGGCGATGGTAAAATTTTCATCTCGCCTGTTGAGCAAGTGATTCGGATTCGTACTGGCGAAAAGAACACAGAGGCGGTTTAA
- a CDS encoding plasmid segregation centromere-binding protein ParR: MFQWSKKVVKSVTFNPELADESLLAQVESYLEKQPDKTFSDLCKEALWQSLCVPESVQPAPQTAATTPVEQQIGELQRQVAGLEERFFAKGSNRLEAMEHHLLQLSQQVAQLALIVNDRSFIPSPTQLEVVNNTSYTVATPPQEVDPVISRLSQFLDDF, encoded by the coding sequence ATGTTCCAATGGTCAAAAAAGGTAGTTAAATCCGTCACGTTCAACCCAGAGCTTGCTGATGAAAGCTTGTTAGCGCAAGTAGAAAGTTATTTGGAAAAACAACCAGACAAGACTTTCAGCGACCTCTGTAAAGAAGCCTTGTGGCAATCTTTATGTGTACCGGAATCTGTACAACCTGCTCCACAAACAGCAGCAACAACACCGGTTGAACAACAAATCGGTGAACTGCAACGTCAAGTGGCTGGACTTGAGGAACGCTTTTTTGCCAAGGGATCTAATCGTTTGGAGGCGATGGAACATCATCTACTGCAACTTTCTCAACAAGTTGCACAACTGGCGCTCATAGTCAACGATCGATCGTTCATTCCGTCTCCAACTCAATTAGAAGTAGTAAATAATACTTCTTATACTGTTGCTACCCCTCCTCAAGAGGTTGACCCCGTAATCAGTCGCCTTAGTCAGTTTCTCGATGATTTTTAA